A genomic window from Corallococcus exiguus includes:
- a CDS encoding glycosyltransferase family 87 protein, which produces MSTAEPARKRASLKVEWALLLVLAVAAVAVGQHPRRGADFRVYLTAAERFREGTDLYRAEDGTMPFKYAPVTAPLFLPFTAVPPRAAVALWNLGSVLALGAVSVLTRRAVPKDGEATPWPWAPVLATAALLPAFSFEIFYGQVDVVLLWLLVLAAVGAERGRTWGPGAAFAVACLLKPPAALLGLFFLARRHWRVVGTTALFGVLLVLPTLGRYGWTGTLSQLRDWTEILARTTPPWALGHNPQGLPTLLLSLVLPPESLPPAGAMTAAQVVAMGLFIGALVWARPGPVELLAFCCLGVTLLSPLAWRANYLLAWPVIRAALEGRSRLGQACVAGVALIGMVVSDAVLGAEWARHVLLFRPFAVAYSVLLIALLWQTRRHGTPTAVISDKTVTHLPRGFLNARGS; this is translated from the coding sequence TGGCGGCCGTGGCGGTGGGGCAGCATCCCCGGCGCGGCGCGGACTTCCGCGTCTACCTCACCGCCGCGGAGCGCTTCCGCGAGGGCACGGACCTCTACCGCGCCGAGGACGGCACCATGCCGTTCAAGTACGCGCCCGTCACCGCGCCCCTGTTCCTGCCCTTCACCGCCGTGCCGCCGCGCGCGGCCGTGGCGCTGTGGAACCTGGGCTCCGTGCTCGCGCTCGGCGCCGTGTCCGTGCTCACGCGTCGCGCGGTGCCCAAGGATGGAGAGGCGACGCCGTGGCCGTGGGCTCCGGTGCTCGCCACCGCCGCGCTGCTGCCCGCGTTCTCCTTCGAAATCTTCTACGGCCAGGTGGACGTCGTGCTGCTGTGGCTGCTGGTGCTCGCGGCCGTGGGTGCCGAGCGGGGCCGCACGTGGGGCCCCGGCGCGGCCTTCGCCGTGGCGTGCCTGCTCAAGCCTCCGGCCGCGCTGCTGGGGTTGTTCTTCCTGGCGCGCCGTCACTGGCGCGTGGTGGGGACCACCGCCCTCTTCGGCGTCCTGCTGGTGCTGCCCACGCTGGGCCGCTACGGCTGGACGGGCACGCTGTCACAGCTGCGTGACTGGACGGAGATCCTGGCGCGCACCACGCCGCCGTGGGCGCTGGGCCACAACCCACAGGGCCTGCCCACGCTGCTGCTGTCACTGGTGCTGCCTCCAGAGTCGCTGCCTCCCGCGGGTGCGATGACCGCGGCGCAGGTCGTGGCGATGGGGCTGTTCATCGGCGCGCTCGTGTGGGCGCGGCCCGGTCCGGTGGAGTTGCTCGCGTTCTGCTGCCTGGGCGTAACGCTTTTGTCACCGTTGGCGTGGCGCGCGAACTACCTGCTCGCATGGCCGGTGATCCGCGCGGCGCTGGAGGGACGCTCGCGCCTGGGGCAGGCGTGCGTGGCCGGAGTGGCCCTCATCGGCATGGTCGTTTCCGACGCGGTGTTGGGGGCGGAGTGGGCCCGGCACGTGTTGCTCTTCCGGCCGTTCGCGGTGGCGTACTCCGTGCTGCTGATCGCGCTGTTGTGGCAGACGCGGCGTCACGGAACGCCCACGGCGGTGATTTCCGACAAGACCGTGACTCACCTGCCGCGCGGATTTTTGAACGCTCGCGGTTCGTGA
- a CDS encoding undecaprenyl diphosphate synthase family protein produces the protein MTVMGHGRPVWSARATFVVVLGLWLASGPARAQDGGGWLSAFELLASSPELGGSDIPRDVPKRRASGASVVPPEVMARVLTEEGPRPVPTASAAESGPVVAPESPGAMEGGRVSEPRVRLTEDAPRPPLKALPVAVAVVPGLLLHGLGAWTAGDSVTARGLFAAEATGLGLIAAGLVPIALTGASRKTIGPLYAVTLTGAGVFSLSMLANLYAVTSPAFDPGRVPDTLPPLELDLGYQYVHDATADYRNFFALGAVARLSRVRLQASARLAPDEGNTLIRAGAAYRLWGAPERTPGLGDGTSLDVEGIATYHRYPTEGFTLGGGEVGLKGRYAMERFGPRFAGSFVEGGVGLSFQGYSYPGRVDDDNLYGQLLYTFGYGVWLGRGGPLRGEAVLFYDHRKDGLVGGLRGRGGGMIGSFGLKGRVLVTERWGVAAEAQAGGALMGRVSLVYAVGGDT, from the coding sequence ATGACGGTCATGGGGCATGGGCGCCCGGTGTGGAGTGCGCGAGCCACCTTCGTGGTGGTGCTGGGGCTATGGCTGGCCTCGGGGCCCGCGCGGGCGCAGGACGGCGGCGGCTGGCTGTCCGCCTTCGAGCTGCTGGCGAGCAGTCCCGAGCTGGGCGGGAGTGACATCCCCCGGGACGTGCCGAAGCGCCGGGCTTCGGGCGCGTCGGTGGTGCCGCCGGAGGTGATGGCCCGCGTGCTGACGGAGGAGGGGCCCCGGCCGGTGCCCACGGCGTCCGCGGCCGAGTCCGGCCCGGTGGTGGCGCCGGAATCTCCGGGTGCGATGGAAGGCGGCCGGGTGTCGGAGCCGCGTGTGCGCCTGACGGAGGACGCGCCGAGGCCGCCGCTCAAGGCGCTGCCGGTGGCGGTCGCGGTGGTGCCGGGGTTGCTGCTGCACGGGTTGGGTGCGTGGACGGCGGGGGATTCCGTGACGGCGCGAGGCCTGTTCGCGGCGGAGGCGACGGGGCTGGGGTTGATCGCCGCGGGGCTGGTGCCCATCGCGTTGACGGGCGCGTCGCGAAAGACCATCGGGCCGCTGTACGCGGTGACGCTGACGGGGGCGGGGGTGTTCTCGCTGTCGATGCTGGCGAACCTGTACGCGGTGACGTCGCCGGCGTTCGACCCGGGGCGGGTGCCGGACACGCTGCCGCCGCTGGAGCTGGACCTGGGCTACCAGTACGTGCACGACGCGACGGCGGACTACCGGAACTTCTTCGCGCTGGGCGCGGTGGCGCGCCTGTCGAGGGTGCGGCTCCAGGCGTCCGCGCGGCTGGCGCCGGACGAGGGCAACACGTTGATCCGCGCGGGCGCGGCCTACCGGCTGTGGGGCGCGCCGGAGCGGACGCCGGGACTGGGGGACGGGACGTCGTTGGACGTGGAGGGCATCGCGACGTACCACCGCTACCCGACGGAGGGCTTCACGCTGGGAGGCGGGGAGGTGGGGCTCAAGGGCCGCTACGCGATGGAGCGCTTCGGGCCGCGCTTCGCGGGCTCGTTCGTGGAGGGCGGCGTGGGGCTGTCATTCCAGGGCTACAGCTATCCGGGGCGCGTGGACGACGACAACCTGTACGGCCAGCTGCTCTACACGTTCGGCTACGGCGTGTGGCTGGGGCGGGGCGGGCCGCTGCGAGGCGAGGCGGTGCTCTTCTACGACCACCGCAAGGACGGACTGGTGGGAGGGCTGCGAGGCCGGGGCGGCGGGATGATTGGTTCGTTCGGCCTGAAGGGGCGCGTGCTGGTGACGGAGCGCTGGGGCGTGGCGGCGGAGGCGCAGGCGGGTGGCGCGCTGATGGGGCGGGTGTCGCTGGTGTACGCGGTGGGAGGTGACACGTGA
- a CDS encoding ExbD/TolR family protein, which yields MSATRKSSLTPEMNVTPLVDVVLVLLIIFMVVTPQLEAGAAVELPAAMNPDPENKNLEPTTVSLASNGSFYLDRKQLTRDALVVELKALHQAKPDAPVVLKADRGVAYAQVRGVFKAMQDIGFPGISLQVIDRKKN from the coding sequence ATGTCGGCCACGCGTAAGAGCAGCCTCACGCCGGAGATGAACGTGACGCCGCTGGTGGACGTGGTGCTCGTCCTCCTGATCATCTTCATGGTCGTCACGCCGCAGCTGGAGGCCGGCGCCGCGGTGGAGCTGCCCGCGGCGATGAACCCGGATCCAGAGAACAAGAACCTGGAGCCCACCACGGTGAGCCTGGCGTCCAACGGGTCGTTCTACCTGGACCGCAAGCAGCTGACCCGGGACGCGCTGGTGGTGGAGCTCAAGGCGCTGCACCAGGCGAAGCCGGACGCGCCCGTGGTGCTCAAGGCGGACCGGGGCGTGGCGTACGCGCAGGTGCGCGGCGTGTTCAAGGCGATGCAGGACATCGGGTTCCCGGGCATCAGTCTCCAGGTCATCGACCGGAAGAAGAACTGA
- a CDS encoding ExbD/TolR family protein, with protein MAFDVGGNKGGGVRPTMNVTPLVDVVLVLLIIFMVVTPLMTKNLWMNVPAKPDKKEDTPPPPPDAKPPVVLTVDKAGTLRINHEEVPRDQVVVRLQRMLNARADKIVFFDASDAVPYGSAMEVLDLARGGNITVAVLPERLAD; from the coding sequence ATGGCTTTCGACGTCGGTGGCAACAAGGGCGGCGGCGTCCGCCCCACGATGAACGTGACGCCCCTGGTGGACGTGGTGCTCGTCCTCCTCATCATCTTCATGGTCGTCACGCCGCTGATGACCAAGAACCTGTGGATGAACGTGCCCGCGAAGCCGGACAAGAAGGAGGACACCCCGCCTCCTCCTCCGGACGCGAAGCCGCCGGTGGTGCTCACGGTGGACAAGGCCGGCACGCTGCGCATCAACCACGAAGAGGTTCCGCGCGACCAGGTGGTGGTCCGCCTGCAGCGCATGTTGAACGCGCGCGCGGACAAGATTGTCTTCTTCGACGCGAGCGACGCGGTGCCGTACGGAAGTGCGATGGAAGTGCTGGACCTGGCGCGGGGCGGGAACATCACCGTCGCCGTGCTGCCGGAACGACTGGCGGACTGA
- a CDS encoding TonB-dependent receptor domain-containing protein, translating into MLSRTSFVRACVASLVLITLPAFAQAPGAESSAPAAPSPSASPGQQPAGELPPPPGTPPAPSAPSQPDGALPTSPAPSLGTQPGSAANPLPTQPGNADPSQAAQPGNAPVQAGQPGNLTPSQAGQPVAPSAPAAAQSETPADGATPSDEATASDEAAMGDEALAESAAPPPGFTGIYGRLTDEANGEGLIEATVKVVTGADKQALTDLDGNYRLALPPGKYDLRAFYDVYQGRRITGVIVTKGKATKLDVALSADVGAVQEVVVEARSDRRAEGALLQDRKKAAAVSDAISAQEIARTPDSSAGDAVKRVVSATVVDGRYVLLRGLGGRYATTLLNGALLPSPEPDEPSVPLDLFPTSLLANLNVVKSYTSDLPGTFGGGTLLIETNTYPSQFEFKPRLTLGGDTVTTFRERNSQAQGGFGETLGFASSDRALPDALPRDHRLGAGGESAQQLESQWESFTNVWERRTTRAVPNMGLGASLGDTLRFGNQRLGYLATVNYGHRDGVQTGDFARAARDESGSLISQDVARTTQGFSTANLSGLASVGYQFDRDNELTLFSLYTRGTDTRTYTANGNNNVRGDTYASTRLQFITRALSFTQLRGFHRLGLLGDSEVDWQANISRVDRDEPDTRDTLYSAALNNPDAQLSFPNQPNSGERFFAELGETSTGGSLNLTLPFTSDFRLKVGGLTQVSFRDFNARRFRYLLTEEPVDRTQSPEQLFSPDNVGTSITVRETTRADDAYNAFLGVYAGYVSADYKPVDPLRLVGGVRLEASNQQLTLKDPFTGMESDSGGADQNYLDVLPSLNATYALSPEVNLRAGYSYTLARPTFRELAPFIFFDFVRRRNVSGNPDLLETRIHNVDLRAEWFVGENDVLAASAFYKRFQNPIERVIRNPDSGDLGFENAAGADSFGVELEARTSLARFSPALRPVRVGANLTLIQSQVDLGDSALGAQTNKDRPLQGQSPYVVNVNVGYERPESGTEVAVLYNVYGQRISEVGVQGLPDVYERPFHRVDISLTQKLGATQLKLTAANLLNASVTLRQGDVTVQTYKPGVAFTASLGWAL; encoded by the coding sequence GTGTTGTCTCGTACAAGCTTCGTGCGCGCCTGCGTGGCGTCACTCGTGCTCATCACCCTGCCTGCCTTCGCGCAGGCGCCCGGCGCGGAGTCCTCCGCGCCCGCCGCGCCTTCGCCCTCCGCCTCCCCGGGCCAGCAGCCGGCCGGAGAGCTTCCCCCTCCGCCGGGCACCCCGCCCGCCCCTTCCGCCCCGTCGCAGCCGGACGGAGCGCTGCCCACCAGCCCCGCGCCGTCCCTGGGCACGCAGCCCGGCAGCGCCGCGAATCCGCTCCCCACGCAGCCCGGCAACGCGGATCCGTCGCAGGCCGCGCAGCCAGGAAACGCGCCCGTGCAGGCCGGCCAGCCCGGCAACCTCACGCCGTCGCAGGCCGGTCAGCCCGTGGCTCCTTCGGCTCCGGCCGCCGCGCAGTCCGAGACGCCGGCTGACGGCGCCACGCCTTCGGACGAGGCCACGGCTTCCGACGAGGCAGCCATGGGCGATGAGGCCCTGGCCGAGTCCGCCGCGCCGCCCCCGGGCTTCACCGGCATCTACGGCCGGCTGACGGACGAGGCCAACGGTGAAGGCCTCATCGAGGCCACCGTGAAGGTCGTGACGGGCGCCGACAAGCAGGCCCTCACGGACCTGGACGGCAACTACCGGCTGGCGCTGCCGCCGGGCAAGTACGACCTGCGCGCCTTCTACGACGTGTACCAGGGCCGCCGCATCACGGGCGTCATCGTCACGAAGGGCAAGGCCACGAAGCTGGACGTCGCGCTCAGCGCGGACGTGGGCGCGGTGCAGGAGGTCGTCGTCGAGGCCCGCTCCGACCGCCGCGCGGAAGGCGCCCTGCTCCAGGACCGCAAGAAGGCCGCCGCCGTCTCCGACGCCATCAGCGCGCAGGAGATTGCCCGCACGCCGGACTCCAGCGCCGGTGACGCCGTGAAGCGCGTGGTCAGCGCCACGGTGGTGGACGGCCGCTACGTGCTGCTGCGAGGCCTGGGTGGCCGCTACGCCACCACGCTCCTCAACGGCGCGCTCCTGCCCAGCCCGGAGCCGGACGAGCCCAGCGTGCCGCTGGACCTGTTCCCCACCAGCCTGCTGGCCAACCTCAACGTGGTGAAGAGCTACACGTCGGACCTGCCGGGCACCTTCGGCGGCGGCACGCTGCTCATCGAGACCAACACCTACCCCTCCCAGTTCGAGTTCAAGCCGCGCCTCACCCTGGGCGGCGACACCGTCACCACCTTCCGCGAGCGCAACTCGCAGGCGCAGGGCGGCTTCGGCGAGACGCTGGGCTTCGCCTCCTCCGACCGCGCCCTGCCGGACGCGCTCCCCCGCGACCACCGCCTGGGCGCGGGCGGCGAGTCAGCGCAGCAACTGGAGAGCCAGTGGGAGAGCTTCACCAACGTCTGGGAGCGCCGCACCACGCGCGCCGTCCCCAACATGGGCCTGGGCGCGTCCCTGGGTGACACGCTGCGCTTCGGCAACCAGCGCCTGGGCTACCTGGCCACCGTCAACTACGGCCACCGAGACGGCGTGCAGACGGGTGACTTCGCCCGCGCCGCCCGCGACGAGTCCGGCAGTCTCATCTCCCAGGACGTGGCGCGCACCACGCAGGGCTTCTCCACCGCGAACCTCAGCGGCCTGGCCAGCGTGGGCTACCAGTTCGACCGCGACAACGAGCTGACCCTCTTCAGCCTCTACACGCGCGGCACCGACACGCGCACGTACACCGCCAACGGCAACAACAACGTGCGCGGTGACACCTACGCCAGCACCCGCCTCCAGTTCATCACCCGCGCGCTGTCCTTCACGCAGCTGCGCGGCTTCCACCGCCTGGGACTGCTGGGCGACTCCGAGGTGGACTGGCAAGCCAACATCTCCCGCGTGGACCGCGACGAGCCGGACACGCGCGACACGCTCTACAGCGCCGCCCTCAACAACCCGGACGCGCAGCTGTCCTTCCCCAACCAGCCCAACAGCGGCGAGCGCTTCTTCGCGGAACTGGGCGAGACGTCCACCGGCGGCAGCCTCAACCTCACCCTGCCCTTCACCTCCGACTTCCGTCTGAAGGTGGGCGGTCTCACCCAGGTGTCCTTCCGCGACTTCAACGCGCGCCGCTTCCGCTACCTGCTCACCGAGGAGCCGGTGGACCGCACCCAGTCCCCCGAGCAGCTCTTCTCGCCGGACAACGTGGGCACCTCCATCACCGTGCGTGAGACGACGCGCGCGGATGACGCCTACAACGCCTTCCTGGGCGTCTACGCCGGCTACGTGTCCGCGGACTACAAGCCCGTGGATCCGCTGCGCCTGGTGGGCGGCGTGCGCCTGGAGGCGTCCAACCAGCAGCTGACGCTCAAGGACCCCTTCACCGGCATGGAGAGCGACTCCGGCGGCGCGGACCAGAACTACCTGGACGTGCTGCCGTCGCTCAACGCGACGTACGCGCTGTCGCCGGAAGTGAACCTGCGCGCGGGCTACAGCTACACGCTGGCGCGGCCCACCTTCCGCGAGCTGGCGCCCTTCATCTTCTTCGACTTCGTGCGCCGCCGGAACGTGTCCGGCAACCCCGACCTGCTGGAGACGCGCATCCACAACGTGGACCTCCGCGCCGAGTGGTTCGTGGGCGAGAACGACGTGCTGGCCGCGAGCGCCTTCTACAAGCGCTTCCAGAACCCCATCGAGCGCGTCATCCGCAACCCGGACTCGGGCGACCTGGGCTTCGAGAACGCGGCGGGCGCGGACAGCTTCGGCGTGGAACTGGAGGCGCGCACGTCGCTGGCGCGCTTCAGCCCCGCGCTGCGTCCGGTGCGCGTGGGCGCGAACCTCACGCTCATCCAGTCGCAGGTGGACCTGGGTGACTCCGCGCTGGGCGCGCAGACGAACAAGGACCGTCCGCTCCAGGGCCAGTCTCCCTACGTGGTCAACGTGAACGTGGGCTACGAGCGGCCGGAGAGCGGCACCGAAGTGGCGGTGCTCTACAACGTGTACGGCCAGCGCATCAGCGAGGTCGGCGTGCAGGGCCTGCCGGATGTGTACGAGCGGCCCTTCCACCGCGTGGACATCAGCCTCACCCAGAAGCTCGGCGCGACGCAGCTGAAGCTGACCGCCGCGAACCTCCTCAACGCATCCGTCACCCTCCGCCAGGGAGACGTGACGGTGCAGACGTACAAGCCCGGCGTGGCGTTCACCGCGTCGCTCGGCTGGGCCCTGTAG
- a CDS encoding energy transducer TonB — MFETFDSASSAPAARRFALSTTASVAVFGLIAVAAMTAANTVKEVIKEKKVDVVFRPPPPPPPPVVEVKPPPPPPPVAKPPPRAAPPVAKAAPPPAAMPTVAPAPLKAPDAVPLDKPPEAEKEVVAAAPMAVGGTGTLVPGGVVGGTGSGEGMAIGGGRAQPINLPEAGTPPEPLASNLIPEYPADARSKGLEGMVILKGVVEVDGRVTGLKVMRGDEPFASAALAAARTWRFKPAVVSGQPTAVFRIFKVPFRLKS, encoded by the coding sequence ATGTTCGAAACGTTCGACAGCGCTTCCAGCGCCCCCGCCGCCCGGCGGTTCGCGCTCTCCACCACCGCGTCGGTCGCCGTCTTCGGACTCATCGCCGTGGCGGCGATGACCGCGGCCAACACGGTGAAGGAAGTCATCAAGGAGAAGAAGGTGGACGTCGTCTTCCGTCCCCCTCCCCCTCCGCCGCCTCCCGTCGTGGAGGTGAAGCCGCCGCCCCCGCCTCCGCCCGTCGCGAAGCCTCCTCCTCGCGCCGCGCCGCCTGTCGCCAAGGCCGCTCCTCCGCCCGCGGCGATGCCCACCGTCGCTCCCGCGCCGTTGAAGGCGCCGGACGCGGTGCCGCTCGACAAGCCGCCTGAAGCTGAGAAGGAAGTCGTCGCCGCGGCGCCCATGGCCGTCGGTGGCACGGGCACGCTCGTCCCTGGCGGTGTGGTGGGTGGCACCGGCAGCGGCGAGGGCATGGCCATCGGTGGTGGCCGCGCGCAGCCCATCAACCTCCCGGAGGCGGGGACGCCGCCGGAGCCGCTGGCCTCGAACCTCATCCCCGAGTACCCCGCCGACGCCCGCTCCAAGGGGCTGGAGGGGATGGTCATCCTCAAGGGCGTCGTCGAGGTCGACGGCCGCGTCACCGGCCTCAAGGTGATGCGCGGCGATGAGCCCTTCGCCAGCGCCGCGCTGGCCGCCGCGCGCACGTGGCGCTTCAAGCCCGCCGTCGTGTCCGGTCAGCCGACCGCCGTCTTCCGCATCTTCAAGGTCCCGTTCCGCCTCAAGTCCTGA
- a CDS encoding metallophosphoesterase family protein, with translation MSGGLRALGALGLTAALLTAGCVRPSEDRAVRDTRVGQAEADALTVEVEGGLASVRTLASGTLELWGQAPVFTTKVTAGADARTDWLFMVHNAMPDAVLDAVDEAGTLLTVVAMPDAHPTVKAWRVALRTGTTMRLTVAPPDWDVREPFRFAALADVQEALSKVGDVYARLNQDPTLRFIFFAGDLTEYGTREQLEEFQQRLEAGSRIPLFATLGNHETFTDDAREYQRLVGRGSQHFTFHGVHFSLVDSGSSTVDPMVEEALDGWLEEARDAVHVVAMHIPPLDPIGVRGGGFAVRNEAAGLVGKMARAGVDLTLYGHIHSYYSFSNAGIPAYISGGGGAIPERFDGVGRHFLAVDVDPSAGVREVGLVRVD, from the coding sequence GTGAGCGGAGGACTTCGTGCACTGGGCGCGCTGGGCCTGACGGCGGCGCTGTTGACGGCGGGCTGCGTGCGCCCCAGCGAGGACCGCGCGGTGCGGGACACGCGCGTGGGCCAGGCGGAGGCGGACGCGCTGACGGTGGAGGTGGAGGGCGGGCTCGCGTCGGTGCGGACGCTGGCGTCTGGGACGCTGGAGTTGTGGGGGCAGGCGCCGGTGTTCACCACGAAAGTCACCGCGGGCGCGGATGCGCGGACGGACTGGCTGTTCATGGTGCACAACGCGATGCCGGACGCGGTGCTGGACGCCGTGGACGAAGCGGGCACGCTGCTGACGGTGGTTGCGATGCCGGACGCGCACCCGACGGTGAAGGCGTGGCGCGTGGCCCTGCGGACGGGGACGACGATGCGGCTGACCGTGGCGCCGCCGGACTGGGACGTGCGCGAGCCGTTCCGGTTCGCGGCGCTGGCGGACGTGCAGGAGGCGCTGTCGAAGGTGGGGGACGTCTACGCGCGGCTGAACCAGGACCCCACGTTGCGCTTCATCTTCTTCGCGGGGGACCTGACGGAGTACGGGACGCGCGAGCAGCTGGAGGAGTTCCAGCAGCGGCTGGAGGCGGGCTCGCGGATTCCCCTGTTCGCGACGCTGGGCAACCACGAGACCTTCACGGACGACGCGCGCGAGTACCAGCGGCTGGTGGGCCGGGGCAGCCAGCACTTCACCTTCCATGGCGTGCACTTCAGCCTGGTGGATTCCGGCAGCAGCACGGTGGATCCGATGGTGGAGGAGGCGCTGGACGGTTGGTTGGAGGAGGCGCGAGACGCGGTGCACGTGGTGGCGATGCACATTCCGCCGTTGGATCCGATTGGGGTCCGGGGTGGAGGCTTCGCGGTGCGCAACGAGGCGGCGGGGCTGGTGGGGAAGATGGCGCGGGCGGGGGTGGACCTGACGCTCTACGGCCACATCCACTCCTACTATTCGTTCTCGAACGCGGGCATCCCGGCGTACATCTCTGGAGGGGGCGGGGCGATTCCGGAGCGTTTCGACGGGGTGGGCCGGCACTTCCTGGCGGTGGACGTGGATCCATCGGCGGGTGTGCGAGAGGTGGGGCTGGTGCGGGTGGATTGA
- a CDS encoding MotA/TolQ/ExbB proton channel family protein encodes MNFNLKEIYAHMGVFALGIAWTLIAFAVASLAVFFERLFVFFRSRAASRQFAGRAGPLLAQQQHDALVKEADGSKSSHLAMLLGGGMKTFLARSRAPAGKLGPVELTRRDLVRINERITADVRRGMSVLATVGSVAPFVGLLGTVVGIIEAFAGIAKEGSGGLGAVSAGIAEALVVTALGLLVAIPAVLMFNFLSTRADALLLSLEQARSEFMDHLEDMSGDKRAVAAHGGAHATGSDVVSTRTEAGDVGHA; translated from the coding sequence ATGAACTTCAATCTCAAGGAAATCTACGCGCACATGGGCGTCTTCGCCCTGGGCATCGCCTGGACGCTGATCGCCTTCGCGGTCGCGTCGCTGGCGGTGTTCTTCGAGCGCCTGTTCGTCTTCTTCCGCTCGCGCGCCGCGTCCCGCCAGTTCGCGGGTCGCGCCGGTCCGCTGCTCGCGCAGCAGCAGCACGACGCGCTGGTGAAGGAGGCGGACGGCAGCAAGAGCAGCCACCTGGCGATGCTGCTGGGCGGTGGCATGAAGACGTTCCTCGCCAGGTCCCGCGCTCCCGCCGGGAAGCTGGGCCCGGTGGAGCTCACGCGGCGCGACCTGGTGCGCATCAACGAGCGCATCACCGCGGACGTGCGCCGGGGCATGTCGGTGCTGGCCACGGTGGGTTCGGTGGCGCCGTTCGTCGGTCTGCTCGGCACGGTGGTGGGCATCATCGAGGCCTTCGCCGGTATCGCGAAGGAGGGCTCCGGTGGCCTGGGCGCGGTGTCCGCCGGTATCGCCGAGGCGCTCGTCGTCACGGCGCTGGGCCTGCTGGTCGCCATCCCCGCGGTGCTGATGTTCAACTTCCTGTCCACCCGCGCGGACGCGCTGCTGCTCTCCCTGGAGCAGGCCCGCAGCGAGTTCATGGACCACCTGGAGGACATGTCCGGCGACAAGCGCGCGGTGGCGGCCCACGGCGGCGCGCACGCGACGGGCTCCGACGTCGTCTCCACGCGGACCGAGGCGGGCGATGTCGGCCACGCGTAA